One Eriocheir sinensis breed Jianghai 21 chromosome 61, ASM2467909v1, whole genome shotgun sequence genomic window, taattgtgtgaggggttattcctacctacactcagaatgctacacttcccgacattgaattccatctgccacttccccgcccaatcataaagtctgtcaagctcatcctggagaacgctagcgtcctggtctgcctggattactctaccgatcttggtatcatctgcgaactttctaacatcactactaattcctgtgtccaagttattgatgtaaatgataaaaaacagcggacccagcaccgacccttgagggacgccactcgtaacactgccccattcagatttttttaccattgatttgccttctctgcttcctaccactaagccacgccctgatccagttcaaaactttaccatctacgccgtgagcctgtcattttagtaatagccggtgatgaggaactttgttgaacgctttactgaaatctagatataatatgtcatagttttcatctctttaaaccgcctcgattactttagtgtagaaggacaacagattggtaaggcaagacctacctttcgtgagcccatgctgtgagtcatgaattaaactatgcttctcaaGATGGTcctgaatgctcctggctataattgactccaacatcttgcctacaactgctgttaagctaattgggccaGAGAAGTCagcacactcccttcctctcccttcccttcccttcccctcactccccttctcttcccttctatttctcttcccttcccttccctccttcccttactctatcaattcttccttctccccctcctcccctataccctttcgctcccttcccttcccttcccttcctctcttccatttccttcccctctcttcccttcccttcccatcccttcccccctcccactcttccttcccttcccttcccttcccttcccttcccttcccttcccatcccttcccccctcccactctcccttcccttcccttccttccttcccttccttccttccccctccctcccttcccttcccttcccttcccttcccttctcttcccccctcccactctcccttcccttcccttcccttccctacccttccttaccccgactctccatttcatctttccctccttcccttacaaccactctcctttcccttcccttcccttcccctctccccctcccctcccccctcccccccttcacctgccctTCCTCAGGTGTACTCCGTGGGTCATTAGCGTGGGGTTAGTCTCATCCTCTTACACTGATTAGAGGTTACCTGTTTATTGTGTCTACCTGCGCGGTCTTGATTGGGGGCAGGAAGAaggcaggtaaggagggaagggagagagagaagggtagatagagagaaacgtgataaaggaatggaggaaagataggaaaggtaggagaaggagggagagaagagaggaagaagaaaggaaagagaaaacgagagggtattgaaaggtaggaaagaagggagagaaggaaggaagaaagaaggaaggcaagtgttgatggatgaaggaagggaggaaggaagggagggagagaaggaaggaatgaaagaaaggtaagaaaggacggagaaaaggaatgaataggaaacgaaggaaggggtagatgaaggaaaggttgataaaagaaataggaaaaggaggaaaagtaagaaaggaaggagaaaagggagaaaaaagaagagaaaatgtagatggagtaaaggaaaggaggaggaaatgaccgaatggagggaaggtaggaaaggatggagagaagagaggaagagaagacaaaggggggagaaaggaaagagataaagaaaaggtagacagagagagggatgataaatttggaagaatgaaagagaggaagaaaagaaggaaaggaggaaggaaaaggagagaatgacagtggaacgaaggaagaaaggcagatgaatgaagaaaggaaggaaggaaggaaggaaggaaggaaggaaggagataatggtagaaagaggagagggagaaaaagaagagaaaaaaaagagaagggagaaaatggaagagaaaaatgatgaaaggggaggaaggaaaggtagaaggtgtgtgtgtgtgtgtgtgtgtgtgtgtgtgtgtgtgtgtgtgtgtgtgtgtgtgtgtgtgtgtaataaagaaAGAGTGATACCAATACATTTAatatttcatctttcctcctcctcctcctcctcctcctcctctcctatgaAGGATTACAATGACAAGCCAcaattaccttcccttctcttcccttcctttatcttcttttccctttccttctctacctttcccttccctttccttcctttcccttcccttcctttatcttccctttcctttccttcccttcccttcccttcccttcccttccctttccttcccttcccttcccttcccccctcccctccccttcccttcccttcccttcccttcccttcccgtcccttccttcccatccttccctccttcccttccttccttccttccttcccttcccttccctcctccctccctccctccctcctccctccctccccttcccttcccttcccttcccttcccttaaatcccttcccctccatatcattccctcccctcccattcccttcgcttcccttcccttcccttcccttcccaaccttgCCCTttcaattcagagagagagagagagagagagagagagagagagagagagagagagagagagagagagagagagatcccgaGGGAACGTAACAATTATATAAGAAAAGTTGATTCCTTCTCgtattaataaaaaagaaaaaaagaaaatcggtAAGAAATTTTTGAAGGGTTTGGTAAGAcaattctttctatatatatttttttctttaatttgtttgaTGTGActtgattatttttattgttttattttatctaaggacatttttttgtttcgtctcattttttcttattttcttacttttcttaattttccttttccctttttctcatttcctttttttctgattttttcttatccttttcattttctctccttttcattttcttttgattaacatttttttcttatttctttcttattttcttatttttttcttatttctcatctttctgattttttattctctcattttcttattttcttattttcttttttttaatattctcattttttcttatttttattttattattttctcatattctcattttcttatttttcttattttttcgtgtctcgtgtttttcttttcacatttttgttttgttttgatctaAAGACAAATTATtagtttcatctttttcttccttttctttttgttttctttccttctctttcaatgCGTCAACATATgcgtttatcttttttatttattctttatttattcttttattattgtctcctccttctatttactgttcttatctctccttattcctcttccttcccttcaattctttttctatttcttctcttctattcgttTTTATCACTTTCTATTActatttccattcctcttcttctgtttccattATGTTGCTTTTCTACCCCATCTCTATTTACTATTCTCAtcgctcctttttcctcttccttcctttgaattctttttctatttcttctcctctattcGTTATTATTACTTTCTATCACTATTTTCATTCgtcttcttctgtttttcattATATTGCTTTTctgcactcccctccccccccctctgtgtgtgtgtgtgtgtgtgtgtgtgtgtgtgtgtgtgtgtgtgtctgcccccTAATGGAAGGTGTGTGGTGATTGATGATATTTGGGGGAACGGTGGCCCAGGTAACCTAACCCACCTctacctactaccactactactactactactactactactttttttattatttattttcctttccacctcttgcatcttcatttttctcctccttctatttctcctcctcctcctcctcctcctcctcctcttcacctgtaTTTCGATTACCTGGATgacagattacacacacacacacacacacacacacacacacacacacacacacacacacacacacacacacacacacacacacacacacacacacacacacacacacacacacactaaattgaAATCCTGAAAGGTTCCCTATTTTATGTCTGTCAgcttaatggttgttgttgttgttgttgttgttgttgttgttgttgttgttgtagtgtccattcttttcctcgttcttttttttcttttatgttttttatttctttttcattcttttatcatgAACTATATTTTTAGGCCGTTAttttatatactactactactactactactactactactactactactactactactgcaactatttCAAATCtattctaatctaatctaatctaacctgacccagcccaacccagcctaacctaacctaacctaacctaacctaacctaacctaacctaacctaacctaaccttacctaacctaaccttagctgACCCGCCTAGTCTTGATACTttctcactccctcattctctgTTGAATTGATACACTATGGGCTACCGTGGAGGCATGAAggtccctctttctccctctccctccctcacacattaATCTTAGTTCTTCTCTGGGGAACCTGTAATCTATTTTGCGTCTACGAAGGCGGGTCCTGAAGGGTTGAAAGCCCCCTGAATCAAGTTACCCGTAGATGCTGAAGGCAGAGTCCCTACTTACCTGGCTAATGTGACAGGTAAAGTATGTAATTACCTGAATATATATGTTACAGGTtagaggtaggttaggttagaggtagagaaagaatatTAGAGGGTTGGATttcacattactactactactactactactactactactactactactactactactgataataatagttGTTATACGAATACGATAAGCTAAAAATatgacagggaaggaggaagggagggagggaaggagggagagaagggaggtgagggagaggaggggataaataggaaggtagggaagaatagataaggagcaagaggaggaggaggaggaggaggaggaggaggaggaggaggaggaatgaatataGAAGGATTTGACATGAGAGGACACGgctttgagggaggaggaggaggaggaggaggaggaggaggaggaggagggaatttcACTTTATCCTCTTTCAGATTTTGACAGAACATTATTATAATTTTAAATGGAAGTAGACGCATtggtagacgtagtagtagtagtagtagcagtagtagtagtagtagtagtagtagtagtagtagtagtagtagcagtagtagtagtagtagtagtagtagtagtagacgaggaagaagaaaattgaataggaggaggaggaggaggaggaggaggagaatgatgcaaaaacaacaaaaaaagatagaggaatgagaaacagagagaggaaaacaaatgaaggaggaaggataggaggaggaggaggaggaggaggaggagaataagaacaattataaaaagaggaagaaagaaacagagaggataAGTGAAAAGttttgaaggaggaaagaagttaataagatgacaaagaggagaggaagaggaaaaaggaaaaagaggaggaggagaaggaggaggaataggaggaaagaaaattaggaggaaagaagaggaaatacatagagaggaggaggtggaggatgagaagaaaagaagaggaagaagaacagagagaggaggaggaggtggagaagaaagaaaaagaggaagaatagagagaggaggaggaggaggaagaggaggatcaagaaGCAGGAGTAGGATAAACacgtgaagtggaggaggaggaggaggaggaggaggaggaggaggagggtagaaagTGAAAGCGACGGGAAAACACTTGAAATTCgataggaaacagaagaagaagaggaagaagaagaagaagaagaagaagaagaagatgaagaagaagaagaagaagaagaagaagaagaagaagaagaagaagacgaagaaggagaaaattaCAGTAtataacaaacaacaaacactaaaataaaaaagacaaaaaatataagaaaacaaaaacaaaacaataaggaacgtggaaaacaaaataaaggaaaaaaaatctgaaaaaataaaatcaataaagaagaagaagaagaagaagaagaagaagaaggagaaaaaaattacagtatataacaaacaacaaacactaaACCTCCCccccaagaaaaacaaaaacaaaaaaaacattcataagtaaaggaaaaaataatcagaaaaaaataaaatcaataaaaaaataaatgagtccACCCACCTACAGCGTCGTCGTCGTCACCACCTGCGAAATAAAGGTCATCTCGTGCTCCTGAAGGTCCATGGACACTCCGTTGGACGTCTGCTCCTCCGCCGCCTTGGTGTACAGAACAacggggtggtggtgctggggtcCCGTCAGGCTATCCTTCACCGTGGGGCCCCCTCGACTCGTCCTAACGCTCCCCATCCTGTTCCGCGCCGCCCCGATCCCACAGCAAGGGCACAGGATATCAAACACCTCCATGAACTCCTTTCTGAAGTTGTCGTTGAGCCAGCCGTAGAGGAGAGGATTCGAGCAAGCGGAGGACATCCCGACCATGTGACAGACGGCGTAGACCACCAGCATCAGCTCTGTGTTATCCCCGAATGGGTTATGGAGGTCGACGATCACGTTGTATAAGTTTAAAGGCATCCAGGAGAGACAGAAGATTAGGGCGATAGCGACGAGGAGGGTGTTAGTTTTCCGCATCCTCACATCCTCCTTCCTGGTTCTGGAGGCTCGGCTAGGGGCGTTGGACATCCTATACTTCAACTTCGTGCATATCCTGGCGTGGGCGACGGAGACGGTGAGGATGGGGAGGCAGTACTGCACGACGATCACCGCGATGCTGTAGTAGGCGCGGCCGTGGCTGAAGGGCCAGTCCTCGAAGCAGAAACTCACCACTTCGATCCCCGGGAGGTTGACGCTGTGGTGATCCAGTCTGCGCCACAGGAAGTTGGGCAGGGCGAGCAGGAAGGCAAGGACCCACACCACTAGCAGGCTGCCCACCGCCCCGACCTTCTGCATGGAGGACTTGGTGGGGTACACGATGACCtgacggaagggaagaagaaggaggattagaagaaggaggaggtagaagattcGGTTTggtgaggaagtgaagaagatgaagaagagtaagaagaggagaggaagaagttagtgagttagtgaaagaaggaagatggggaggattagaaggaggaggtaaagga contains:
- the LOC126986239 gene encoding neuropeptide F receptor-like; its protein translation is MHMAEWRGGGGDGGEGGGGNSELGGIGEVGGGVVGVVGLEEGGGGGGEGGGGTMDQTTMNLQSLTLLNLANLNLDAANLSGYLTHNLSNLLNLTRDFDFSFVHKFESNRRVSEAAFASLLTAYGLLIVLGAAGNSLVVLAVVRKPAMRTARNVFIINLAISDLLLCLVTMPLTLMELLTQYWPLGDTPFVCRLVGTLQATSIFVSTISITAIALDRYHVIVYPTKSSMQKVGAVGSLLVVWVLAFLLALPNFLWRRLDHHSVNLPGIEVVSFCFEDWPFSHGRAYYSIAVIVVQYCLPILTVSVAHARICTKLKYRMSNAPSRASRTRKEDVRMRKTNTLLVAIALIFCLSWMPLNLYNVIVDLHNPFGDNTELMLVVYAVCHMVGMSSACSNPLLYGWLNDNFRKEFMEVFDILCPCCGIGAARNRMGSVRTSRGGPTVKDSLTGPQHHHPVVLYTKAAEEQTSNGVSMDLQEHEMTFISQVVTTTTL